The DNA region ACGCCCATGAACGTGCGGCGCGACGCCTTCCGCGCTGCCGGGCAGTTCTCGCAGGAAATTTACGCCATCGCCGAACGCCACAGTGGTGTTTGCACGGTGGGCAGTTGCAAGACGCTGCCCGGCATCGTGACCAGCGTGGTGGAAACCTGCGAGATCACGTTGGATCAGCGCAATTTAGAGGCTGACAGGCTCGCCGCCATGTGGCAGGACGCGCAGGACGCGGCGAAGAAATTTGCGGAGGAGGGCGGCTGCACCATCACGTTCGGCGACCTCTGGAACATCGAGCCGATCCTGTTTCACCCGGAGCTGATAGAGGCTGCAGACACCTCAATCCTGGACATCGTGCCGCACAGCCACCGCCTGCCCAGCGGACCGTTGCACGACGCGGCAGAGGTGGCCCGCGCCGGAGTGCCAACGGTAATGCTGTTTGTCCAGAGTCTACGCGGCATCAGCCACAACAAGATTGAGGATACGGAGGAAGAACACATCCTGCAAAGCGTAGAGGCGCTGGATAAGTTGACGGACCGGGCGATGGCGTGGGTGGTGCAGAGGCAGTAACGGAGACAGTCAGTCTGCATTCTCAACTCATCAGAACCTAAATTGAGCAAACCCCTTTGGAAAACAGAGTATAGTGTGGTGGTCAGATCAAGCAGATTTTCGCTGGCCACCTCCCTCTTTGACTCACACTTTGATCCACAGGAGCGCACCACATGCAGATTGGAATTGACAGTTTTGCCGCCGTCGTCTCGGACCCACAGACGGGCGAGACGCTGGGCGCAGCAGACCGGCTGAACAACCTGCTGGAAGAGATCGAGACCGCAGACCGCGCCGGGATCGACGTCTTCGGCATCGGGGAACACCACCGCCCGGAGTATCTGGATTCCGCGCCCGCCCTGATTCTGGCGGCGGCGGCGGCCAGAACGCAGCGCATCCGCCTGACCAGCGCCGTGACGGTCCTGAGCGCCAACGATCCCGTGCGGGTCTTTCAGGAATTTGCCACGCTGGATCTGCTGTCGCGGGGCCGGGCGGAACTGGTGGTGGGCCGGGGGTCCTTTGTGGAGGCCTACCCATTGTTCGGACTGGAGCTTCAGGACTACGATTCGCTGTTTGCAGAGAAACTGGAATTGCTGCTCAGGATCAGGGATGAGAGCCACGTTCACTGGTCCGGCCAGCACCGCGCCGCGCTGTCCGGGCAGGGCATCTACCCACGGCCCTTGCAGGACAAACTGCCCATCTGGCTGGGCGTGGGCGGCACCCCGGCCTCCTTCGTCCGCGCGGGCACGCTGGGGCTGCCGCTGATGGTGGCCATCATCGGCGGCGAATTCCGGCAGTTCCGGCCCCTGATCGATCTCTACCGCCGCGCCGGGCAGCAGGCCGGATTCACGCCCGAGCAGCTTCAGGTAGGCGTCCACGCCTTCGGTTTTGTGGGGGAGACCCCGGAAGCTGCCAGGGACGCTTTCTGGCCAGGGCATATGCGGCTGTTCTCGGCCATCGGGCAGGAGCGCGGCTGGCGGCCACCCACACGCGAACAGTTCGACGCGACTTGCGGGCCGATGGGGGCTTACCTGATCGGCGACGTGCAGACCGTGGCCCAGAAGGTGCTGGACATGGACCGGCTGCTGGGCGGCCTGTCGCGCCTGACCTTCCAGATGACCAACGTGCTGCTGCCCCACGCCGAGATGCTGCGCGGCATCGAGCGGCTGGGAACGCAGGTGATGCCCCTGCTTCGCGGGCGGGAGACGCTGGCCGGGTCGTGATACGGATTCCGTTTATGACGCGGTAGAGATCAGGAAAGCGTAGGTCTCCACACTCCACGCCCTGAACCCGTTTTTCTCCTTCTCGCCCCACTCGGATTACAGGTGTAAGGCTTACGCGAAACTGAGCAAGTCTAAAATTCTGAGCTAGAGGATACCAAGAACAGGTTTGAAATCTGTACGCGCAACTCTGGAATGAGCAGAATAGGTGGATGACCCGACGAGGCTACCCCAGCGACGTAGACGACGACACGTATCTATTTCTGCTGTGCAAGATGCAAATACTGAGGAGAGACCACCGCCTCGGCTACACCCGCTTCTCTTTGGAAGATCAAAACACGGTCCGTCAATTGGACGGCTTGAGCTTCGACAAAATGTCTACTGCCGTTTACCGATAAGGTTAGCGGCGGGAATGCCAATCGCCCCCAATTGATCGCCCTGCTGGGTCACGCCCGTGAGGGGGACACGGTGGTGGTCCACAGCATGGACCGCCTGGACCACACGATGATCTCCGCGCGCTGGTCAACGGATTGATGGGGAATTGGGTACGCGTCGAGTTCATCAAGGAGGCGCTGACCTTCACGGGGGAGGATTCGGCCATGTCGAAGCTGCTGCTGGGCGTGATGGGGGCATTCGCCGAGTTCGAGCGTGACTTGATCCGCGAACGTCAGCGCGAAGGGATTGAGTCGGCCAAAAAGGCTGGGGTGTACAAGGGCCGCAGGAAGATGCTGACCCCTTCTCAGCTAAAGGATTTACAGCAGCGTGCGGAGAGAGGAGAGT from Deinococcus sp. AJ005 includes:
- a CDS encoding LLM class flavin-dependent oxidoreductase — its product is MQIGIDSFAAVVSDPQTGETLGAADRLNNLLEEIETADRAGIDVFGIGEHHRPEYLDSAPALILAAAAARTQRIRLTSAVTVLSANDPVRVFQEFATLDLLSRGRAELVVGRGSFVEAYPLFGLELQDYDSLFAEKLELLLRIRDESHVHWSGQHRAALSGQGIYPRPLQDKLPIWLGVGGTPASFVRAGTLGLPLMVAIIGGEFRQFRPLIDLYRRAGQQAGFTPEQLQVGVHAFGFVGETPEAARDAFWPGHMRLFSAIGQERGWRPPTREQFDATCGPMGAYLIGDVQTVAQKVLDMDRLLGGLSRLTFQMTNVLLPHAEMLRGIERLGTQVMPLLRGRETLAGS